The genomic region GATCTCCTCCCCGGCACATTCTCACTCCTCTGCCGTCCCCATGTTCGACTGGCGATGTCATCAAGGAAGCTCACTCATTCCGATATGCTTTAGATCGGATTTTAACAACTCCTCCCACAGTCCCTAGGGGAGCTACAAAAGCAGCTTCCCTCCACCTCACGTGCGCCACTCCAACTGTGTAGCAGCCTGCCTTTGTCCCCAGTGCCTAGGAGCCAACtctaaacccttggaatttcccaaGTGACTGGAGTGTCTGCTATTCATGGGGGCCCCTCAGCCCTCGTTTGAGAgattatgctaatgaggtgactcttggtGAACCCCTTGAGTTTATCTAACAACATGACTCAAGGCAGGCTGGCCTCTCTGCCCCGGGGTTAGCACTGGTGCTCTGAGCCACGTGCTATCAGCCTCACctctggggaggaggggggacTGGAGGCTGAGCTCTACCACATGACAATGATTCAGTCATTCATGCCTAAGTAACGGAACCCCAATGATAAGAACTCTGGACACTGAAGTTCAGGTGAGCTTCCTGGCTAGCAATAACCTGTCATACTGTCATGCATCAGTGTGCCACGGGGGGACGTGGTCCTGAGGACAAACGAGGCTTCGCATTTGAGACCCTCCCAGACCTTGCTCTATGCATCTCTCCTTTTGGCTGGTTCTAATTTGCACCTTTTTATAATGGTAAGTACGGCACTCTCCGGAGTTCTGAAAGTCATTCTAGCAAATACTGAACCTGCAGGGGTCCATGGGACACCAGTGAGGATGGTGTCTACACCTGCAGCTGGTATCTGAAGTGAGGGTGGTCTCACGGAGGCCTGTGCCTGCGACCTGTCAAGTCTGGCCTAACTCCAGGGACCAGCACAGACGCAGAAGCCCAAGGCGCACTTCTCACCACTGCACTGGGGTTTCCAACCCCCTCGCTCATGAGTAAAGCTGTGAAACCCATCCTGCTACTCCAGGCTGCCTCATGCCCTGAATCCCTGCAGGTGTACTGTCGCTCCTTTAAAGCTGTCAGGAACTCCTCCCACACATCCATGTGACCACCAAATGCACAAGCAACTTCTGTCACCAGTTTGCCTTCACACATGCACCTTCCCATAAATCCTGACCGTGCATCAGGGCCTGGTCTCTGGCAGCCTCCTGGGATGGGTGCCACCCCAGCTAGAGCCCGAAGGCCGGAGCTCACCTGACACTGCCCAGGGGGCTGCGCTTCTCCTGCTCCTGCCGCCGGGCTCGCAGCTGCTCCTCAGCCAGCGCCATCTCCTCCTCCATGGCAGAGGCTTCCTCTTTGGCCCGACGACGGTTCTCCTATTGAAGAGGGACAGACCTGGCTGAGCCTACTGGGGACCACTAAGGAAGGAGGCGTCGTCGGCACCCAAGTCCCTGCCACAAACCAGGTGCTGCATCCACCAGGCCAGTGCTCCACATGGCTGCCTGCCCCAGTACCAAAGCCGCCTTCTCTTCTGCAGCTGAGGCCTGCTTTTTTCACTGACTCAAGACACTGGACAATCAGTCCTAACTCAGTCATCCCTCAGTCCAGGAAGTACttaacatttccttcttttttgaaaaatcaagttCACAACTATGCTAGGAAGTACAGAAAAACAGGGAAGATGTGATTACCTGCTGGCTGGAAGAGACAGGCATAAGATGCAAGGGAGCCTGGTGTGGGGAGAATTATGCTACGAAAAGGGGTAAGCCAAAGCCCAGCACCATTTTGCAACCCTAAATATGGATCTAGGCAATGGCCATCAACAGACGCTAAAACCTCAAGATGGAGGAGCAGTGGAAACCTATCAGGGAAGAGGCAGGTTGCCACCACTGGGGCCCCTCATCCATCCTCCCATCAGCAAAGGTGGGGCCACCAGACCTCACACGCCTCCTGAAGGCATCTAAGAGGAGGTTCACAGTGCCACATGCAGGCATCTCTGCCACACGCAGCTCAGCCGGGATCTAATTGAGCGGTTGGACTCATCGCCAGCTTACAGCAAGTGCACGAAACACAGGCACAGGTTAAACACCACTGTGAGCAAGCAATGAGGCAAATACATCATATGGACTATTCGACAGGACAAATGACCTGGCTGCTCCAAtaaatcaatgtcatgaaaaaaaGCGTGGGGTGGAGCCTGTTCTAGAATGAAACAGTTAACACACATAAGCAGTTGCAATGCCTGGATCCTAATTCAAGCAAATCGATCATAAGAAGTTATCTTTGAGATAAATGGAGAAATCCAAATGCGGACTGGAGACTTAGGTGACATTAAGTATTCATTTTTTTATGAGTGATAACGGCACAGaggttatatttaaaattttaagtcctTTTAGTCAGAGACACATACTCAAGTatttatggatgaataatatatgagataagctttaaaatattccagaaaaaaaaaaatggatgtgtGTGGAGTGGGGTAGGAATAGTGAAATTGAACAAACGTTGACAATTATAGAGGCAAGGCAACGAATTCATGGTGGCCTGTTGTACTGTTTTTCCCACTTTcatgaatatttggacttttcaATAatgagttttttggttttgtttttaaaggctcAGCCTACCAAACAACTGGAGTGGGTGTGGGGAATCAAGACAGACCCAGCCTGCTGGATCACAGCCTTTATGTTGGCAGAGAGAAGTAAGTGGGTTGGATGACCGCAAGTCTTCAATACCAAGCGGAGGGAACACCGACCCCACAGGCAAACAGCACCCCTGCGAAGAGCACAGAACCCTCACCTGCCGTGACTTGCCCGCCTGTTTCACGCTATAGAACATGGGGCCCAGCTCCGCCAGCCACTCCCCGTCCACAGCGGTCACACACTGCATATACTCCTGCGGGCAGAAGGGCAGGGAGGCGAGGGTCACAGGAGGGCCAATGTCCCTCCCAGAGTGGTTCCACAATTAGGAGCCACATGGGAAGGGCCAATCCCTGGCCCTGCAAGgctgaaaaaaggaaaggaaaaacccCAGATACTCCCATCCAAACTCCTCCACACTTGAGAAAATGCCCCCAGTATCTAAGAGAAAAGGCCCAACCCCTCCGAAAATCCTTCTAATGACACCAAGAGGGGTTGCTCATCCCAAGCAGCAAGTGGGGAACAATCGTGCCCATGCAGCTGAGGTCAATGCAGTCTAGAGGTCAACCCTGTGCAGAgcttccccaagtccccaaatgAAAACCAACCTCACATGCCCCGCAAAACAATGCATGTGGCCTCAAGGCTCCCAGGCTAAAAGCTCATGCCAGAAGGCAGTGAAGGGTTTCAAAGCCTGGCCAGACAGGGGGCCTGCATTATGCAAGTGCCTTGGAAAAGACTCACCTTGGTGGTCATGACCAACTCGTGATACACTATGTAATCTGGGGTGTAGCCCATTCCAAAAAGGGAGCTGGTGGGGTGCAAGTGGCAGGGCATCCCCGTGCGGATGTTCACGTACTCCCCGATGCCCTAGGGAGGAGACACAACAGGCAGCCACATCAGGAAAACAACACCCATTTGGGCAGCGACCCCATCCCTTAACACTCTTGACACAGACTTTGGCGGAAGCCAGATCTGCAGAACCACACCAGGACAAAGGAAGAACTTTGCCCTTATACAGGTATCAGGCTGGGAGGGGCTCACTGGGCTCCTGGGCTCACCTTGAGCTTGGCTGCTTGGTGGAAATAGGCAGCACAGATGCACTTCCTGACGATGTCCCAGTCAGTGCCACACGAGGCCAGGCTCATCCGCTGCTGCACCATGATGTCCTTGAGTTGAGCTCGCACCTCCCGGACCTAGGGCAGGAGACGGAGGCACCAGGAGGGAGCCCTCCTTTCCTCTCGACCCTCCCCTCATCCCAACATCCTGCTCATCCACCACTCTACCTTCCGCATGGCCTTAGCATGGATGAAATGATCGTTACACCAGATGGTGGAGTAATTATTGTTCTTCCACTGCAGGTAAACATTCAGGTAGGTCAAATGATCGCTCTCAGGAACAGCGAACTTCTCCCGGATTTGATCACTCTCCTCCTCTCGACCCTAGGAAGGGAAAAAGAACCTTCACTCTAAGTACAGGGGGGTCCAGGCCCACTGAGCACATCCCAGAGGTTCTAACACTACCACCTACCCACACATAGAACTTCAAACATGTCAATAGGTTGCCCTGacaatttgagaaaaattaaaataatttttaaaaaggtctaCTGTAAAACATGAGGGCTCAAGAGCAACCATACTAGAAGATAAAAAATGCTCTTGCAAATTTCCAAAGCATTCCCTGAGAACCACTGGCCCAGCCCTTCCTTTCCCCTACCCCAACCTGCTTAACCGAGAACAGCAAAATCATTCTTCAGAAACTCTGATTCTGCCCTCTGTTCCATTTCAGTAATACAGAGAGAAGCCATTCCCCTCCCCAACACTTCCTCGAGCCCTCCGGGGAGAGGGGAGCCAGCCGCTGCCCCACCTTGGGCCTGTAGAAGATGGCTGGGACCGAGAGCATGGAAACGATGAGCAGGATCTCGGAGCTGCAGCCCATGTCACAGGACACGATGAGCATCTTGGACAGGGCAGGGTCCAGCGGGAACTCCACCATCAGCCGCCCGGTAGAGGTCAGACCACCTAGGAGAGATGAGCAAACCCGGATATTTGACGGGACagtagaggaaagaaggaagtcaagCGCCAGCACCCATGAGGCTCCCGGGGCCGCCTCACCTGTGTTGTCCAGGGCCCCGAGGATCCAGAGCTGATACATAGAGTTGAGCATGTTGTCCTCTGGGGGCGGGTCCATGAAGTGGAACTGCAGCAGGTCCTGCACCCCGAGGGACTTGAGCAGCagcaccacgttggccaggttagtcCTCTGGATCTCGGGCACCGTGGTGGTCAGGAGCTCATTCTTGTAGGCGCTCTGGGTGTAGAGCCTGCCGGGGAGAAGACCCCATCTTCTCACCACAAGGAAACCCCAAAGCAGCCAGTACAGATGAAATCCCACAGGGAGGGAGGAAATTCTCATTTCTTCTCCCCACCCACTACTTCAGTGAATCACTGACTTCCACCTATTCAAAACTCCAATCTGCCAATTTAGCCCTTCTTCTGGAGCCTCTtacatgtttcatttcttttttttttaggcagagtctcactctgttgcccaacctctgcctcccagattcaagcgattctcctgcctcagcctcccgagtagctgggactacaggcatccgccaccacgcccagctgatttttgtatttttagtagagatggggttccaccatattggccatggtggtctcaaactcctgaccttgtgatcggcccgcctcggcctcccaaagtgccgggattacaggcgtgagccaccacacccagccatctgTTTCATTTCTAGAACCAATGGGCCTGGGACTAGAATCATGGCtgggttttattttcttgatatttttctatattcacTAACGCTCTATAGtgaatacattaattttttttaattggaacaaaaaaggggaagagagccaggcagagtggctcacacctataatgccaacagtttgggaggccaagacagaagaatcgcttgaagccaggagttcacaataccagcctgggcaacatagcaagaccccatctctacaaaatatgaacaaattagccaggtgtggtggtgcctgcctgcaatctcagccccttgggaggctgaggtgggaggttcacttgagtgcaggagatcaaggctgcagtgagctgtgattgcaccaccacactccagcctggggtgacagagcaagactctgtctctaattggaaaaaaagaaagaaagaaagaaagaaaacgggGAAAGagaacaatagaaataaaaagaacccATGGCATCATCTGTCCAGACCTACCCTCTGAAGGGAGGCAGGCTGTAATTACCTGCATGTGTACCTACATCCACGTAGGTTGGCCTCAGACCTCTGAAATCCCTGGAAAGCCACTCCTTCCTTCCACTCAGTAGCATAGGATGAAAGGACTAACAAGTGGCAGCCCTGCCAGCAGCTTCCAGCCTTGGGGACCAGCTCTAGAGCCAGCATCCTGCCCGCCCCCGCCCGGGCTCCACGCTCAGCAACCCCAGCGCTGCCCCAGAAAGCAGGCTAGCACAGGGCTCCTACCTGAAACACTGACCTGGGCCCGTCCTGCCGGCTCGCCCTGACCGCTGGTTGGCATTGGCCTGGCTAATGGGATAGATCTGCAGAGCATCCATGCCAATCCTGGGGTTGAAGACCTAGGAGGGGACGGCAAAGAGCTGACGAAGGACAGAGTGAGGGGAAAGTGGAAGTAGGCCTGAGACAAAGGCAAGCCCTGGTTGCTACACATGGCAGAGGAAGAGCCAGGAGGCTCTAGAAATGTTCTCATGAACACCTGAAGAAGTCTTCCCCACAAACACCAGCTCTCTGAGCTCTACTGTTAAATTATCTACCTCATCAAGTATTACAAGGGTTAAACAAACCAAGCACAGTGAGTCAATGTGAGCCTCCTACCACCACCACTTCCacgcgctccccacatcccagggCCAGGAGCGAGGCCCTGGCTTCCCACCCGGCAGCTAAGTTAGCTTCTGATGAAGACCCAGGCCTTGCCTCCCGTGTCTTCTCTTACCTTTAATTTGCAATAACCAGAATCGATAACAAACATGATGCCGTCAACAGTGAGAGACGTCTCGGCAATATTGGTGGCAACGATGCACTTCCGAACGCCATCTGGGGCCTAGAGCAGGACATACAGGGAGGGAAAAATGAGTCCCTCGAGACAGGAAAGGCTCCGCAAGGGGGAAAAACCTACCTCCTAGCCCACCCCCTGCCAGGACAGTCACATCCCCTCTCGCTTCCTTTAGAGAATTCCAAGAGCCACTCCTGGACATTCCTGCTGACACACCTTCTGGAAGATTTTGGCCTGGAGGTCAGAAGGCAGCTGAGAGTAGATGGGCAGCACAGCCAGGGCAGGCGCGTTCTCCAGTTCCTCCAGATGCTCCACAATCTGGTCTGAGGTCACCTGAGAGCCCAGGGAGGAGCTGTGAGACACTGGAACCCTAACCTCTCATATGCAAGACACACCCGCTCATCACAGTCGTGACCAAGGCACGCACCTCAATGTCCTCTTGGCCAGGCATGAAGATAAGGATGTCTCCAGGGGCCCCCGACAGGTGCACCTGCAAGGACtgcttcactgcagcctccacgtaATCCTCCTGTGGGGTCTGCAACAGCAGTGGGGACACAGTCAGAGGGAGGTACTAGAAGCGCAGGCCAGGCATCTCCTGGGAGCCCAGTGGCCCAGGCACTGCTCTGGAATGGAGCCATGGACTTTGAGGGCCACCACACCTCCACATGGGCCTGACTGCGAGGCCTCTACAAGAGGGCACAGTGCCTCCCTGGGCCCTGTACTTCAGCCTCAAAGAAATGATGAAACAAAACCTCACCCAGAGCAGAGTCCTTTGTCCCCGAGTCCCAGAGCTGCAGGCTGCCCCATTTGCCCCATGGTCCCCAGGAAATCTTCTCCAACCCAGTCCCctacccaccctccaccctccagccgGCTTCGCATCAGAGAAGTGCGTGGCATGGAAGGGTCAGTTCGTAACATGGTGGCCTCAATACCTTGCTGAAGAGGATGTCAACAGGGAAGGTACGGCCAGGGATGTGGAAGATGGGGACATTCCCAAAAAAGGCAGCAAACTTCTCCGCATCCATCGTGGCTGATGTGACGATGAGCTTCAGGTCTGAACGCCGAGCCACTACCTGAGAGAAGAGGCGGCTCGGAGGCCCCCATGGTGGGGACCCTTGGCTCCTGTCCCCCAGTCCCATCAGCACCACCCCCGAGGAAACACAAGCCAAAGCTGCAAATGGGCCTATTCAATTCCTACCAATCCTGAAGACTGAAGCAATGGAGCCACTGCCCAGAAAACCCCAAGCCACCCTCAGCAAAGCAAGAACAGCATGAACTACAACCCGAGTCTGAACTGCAACCAGAGGCCTCAGGAACCTCTGGCCTACCAGAGACCCCCTCAGCCCACCTGGAGCACCCCACTAGCTACTGGTGGTGCACTGGTCAACACCCCATGTGCAGAGAGACCAAACCACACAGCCCTCACCTCCCGGAGCAGCCCAAAGAGCACGTCAGTGTTGAGGGAGCGCTCGTGGGCCTCGTCCATGATGATGGCACTGTAGTGATCCAGGTCGGCTTCCCGGAGGGACTCTCGGAGCAGGATCCCGTCAGTCATGTATTTGATCAAGGTGTTCTCTGAAGTGCAGTCTTCAAAGCGGATGGCATAGCCCACCTGGAGGTCAGAGAGATGGCTCAGATGCCCTGGCCACCGGCTCACCACCAGCACACCCCGTACTCGGGTCCGAGTCTTAGCAGATCACACCCTTTAGCAAAAATGGGTGGAAGCTACTAGGGAATAACTACATGGCTCAGCCCCCACGCCCACTCACCTCCTCGCCAAGGTTTCCCCCCATCTCTTCACTGACTCTCTTGGCCACTGACATGGCAGCTACACGCCGGGGCTGGGTACACCCAATCATCCCATAGTCCGTGTAACCATCTTCATGCAGGTACTGTGTCAGCTGAGTGGTCTTACCACTCCCCGTCTCCCCAACCACGATCACGATGCTGTTGTCTCTACAAGGACAAGCAGGCAAAGGGCTTATCAGCCGAAGTGGAAGGCCAATGCCCAGCCTCCAAGAAGACTCCGCTACCTCCTATCCCCATGACTAGCTATCCAGGGAGCATGCCGGTTTAGAAGGGAGAATTTCACTGGGACAACAGCCTCTTACTGAGATACCACCTGAAACATCTGGAATACGGTGAGGTTTAAACAGGTGAGCTAAAACAAAATGGTGCCATCCCGTTACTTTGTGCAGTGTACCCCAGGCATGAGGTcagaggaaaaaattatttccctTCTCCACTGGGTGCAatgcacaaaagaaaaagagctcCTGGGTAAACATGGGAGACCAAGGGCACCCCTGACTTGACACTAGATTCCTGGGCCCTGGGTGAAGTTACCTGATAATAGTGAGCAGCTCCTGCTGCACTGCAAAGATGGGCAGGTACTGCCTCTGCTCCTGGATGGACTTCTTCTTTGCAAATTCACTGCTGGCTTCGCTCTTTCTCTTCATGTGATCTGCAAACTTCTGCTCTGTCCTAGGAACACACAGCAGCCTAAACACCCTGCATGGTGCCCCATGCTGTCCTTCCTGATTGGGTTGCTGCCCTCCTTCCTACGCTCAGGAATGAGGACTTCGGCAAGAGTCTGAGACACCAAAGCAGCCAGGTAATCTGAGATGGTTCTCATCGACCTCAGGACTGAAACTGCTACTTGAGAATCCATCATCCACAACACACTCGACACCACAGGGTCCAACAGAGCTAGCTGAACACGGATCGGAGGATTTACAGATCACCATGTTAGCAAACCCTCTAACCAAAACTGAGTGAGCAGAAGAGGAGTGGAAATCAATCCCCAGGTCACTAACTTGTAGAAAATACCCTCGGGCAATTTCAGCACAACACCTAAAGGGCTAAAATAGCCACACAGGCCTTGTGAGGAGGTAAGGGTGCAGAGCACGGGACATGGGTCAAACTTCCTCCCTCCTCTTGGCAGGACAGCAGGAAAGCATAGTCTGTACggttttgttttcaaagaactgTGAAAACAGCCCCACTAAACAGTAACCTGCA from Pan troglodytes isolate AG18354 chromosome 18, NHGRI_mPanTro3-v2.0_pri, whole genome shotgun sequence harbors:
- the DHX38 gene encoding pre-mRNA-splicing factor ATP-dependent RNA helicase PRP16 translates to MGDTSEDASIHRLEGTDLDCQVGGLICKSKSAASEQHVFKAPAPRPSLLGLDLLASLKRREREEKDDGEDKKKSKVSSYKDWEESKDDQKDAEEEGGDQAGRNIRKDRHYRSARVETPSHPGGVSEEFWERSRQRERERREHGVYASSKEEKDWKKEKSRDRDYDRKRDRDERDRSRHSSRSERDGGSERSSRRNEPESPRHRPKDAATPSRSTWEEEDSGHGSSRRSQWESPSPTPSYRDSERSHRLSTRDRDRSVRGKYSDDTPLPTPSYKYNEWADDRRHLGSTPRLSRGRGRREEGEEGISFDTEEERQQWEDDQRQADRDWYMMDEGYDEFHNPLAYSSEDYVRRREQHLHKQKQKRISAQRRQINEDNERWETNRMLTSGVVHRLEVDEDFEEDNAAKVHLMVHNLVPPFLDGRIVFTKQPEPVIPVKDATSDLAIIARKGSQTVRKHREQKERKKAQHKHWELAGTKLGDIMGVKKEEEPDKAVTEDGKVDYRTEQKFADHMKRKSEASSEFAKKKSIQEQRQYLPIFAVQQELLTIIRDNSIVIVVGETGSGKTTQLTQYLHEDGYTDYGMIGCTQPRRVAAMSVAKRVSEEMGGNLGEEVGYAIRFEDCTSENTLIKYMTDGILLRESLREADLDHYSAIIMDEAHERSLNTDVLFGLLREVVARRSDLKLIVTSATMDAEKFAAFFGNVPIFHIPGRTFPVDILFSKTPQEDYVEAAVKQSLQVHLSGAPGDILIFMPGQEDIEVTSDQIVEHLEELENAPALAVLPIYSQLPSDLQAKIFQKAPDGVRKCIVATNIAETSLTVDGIMFVIDSGYCKLKVFNPRIGMDALQIYPISQANANQRSGRAGRTGPGQCFRLYTQSAYKNELLTTTVPEIQRTNLANVVLLLKSLGVQDLLQFHFMDPPPEDNMLNSMYQLWILGALDNTGGLTSTGRLMVEFPLDPALSKMLIVSCDMGCSSEILLIVSMLSVPAIFYRPKGREEESDQIREKFAVPESDHLTYLNVYLQWKNNNYSTIWCNDHFIHAKAMRKVREVRAQLKDIMVQQRMSLASCGTDWDIVRKCICAAYFHQAAKLKGIGEYVNIRTGMPCHLHPTSSLFGMGYTPDYIVYHELVMTTKEYMQCVTAVDGEWLAELGPMFYSVKQAGKSRQENRRRAKEEASAMEEEMALAEEQLRARRQEQEKRSPLGSVRSTKIYTPGRKEQGEPMTPRRTPARFGL